Genomic DNA from Channa argus isolate prfri chromosome 10, Channa argus male v1.0, whole genome shotgun sequence:
GTACAAAACATCAGCTTCACAAAAGATAGAGTGTTTTTATCTGGCCCATCACCACCCAGTTAACACTTAAGGTGTTCTGTATCTGGTGTAATAATATGCCACAGCTGAATCTGAGACTTCAAGATTTAAGGGAACGTTGTCTTTTCCCAGGGTATTCTGCCTCATTTGTTGTGCTGTATGGAATAGCACAGTGTGGGGACAGGCACCACCCTGTCTTTTGTTATAAATAATGCCCTGTTAAACTGCTGTGCCTCGACTTGTTccttttcactttttgcacacCTGCTCTCTTCGTGCCAAGAGTGCCTCAGGGTCCACAGCCTTTAGAGGGGATCAAGTATCTCGTTGTCCCTGCTAATCTGCCTTGAAAGCTCCATGTACACTGTGAAGTAGTTAATGTTTGATGGAAAACAACTTCTTTCCTCTGAGCTTTGATTAGTGGGTTTTTGTTGTAACCTCTTGTTCAGTCATTCAGTCTGTCTGAATGGAGACGTTCTGTCTTTCAGTTCACATCTAGGAAATAATACTTATTTTTTTCCGTAGAACTGACCACTCGGCTTTCGTCCTGGCTTCTCAGCTATGCCTGTGGCCACGTCCTCTATAATTTAACCTTTCCTGTGACTTTTTTGCAACAAAAAATGCTTGTTTGTTTCCGCTGAAATCCTATTTTCCTGGTGATCTATATTATAGGAACAAGAGGTTCATTGTTGCTTCACCACACCGCATTAAACTCAGGCCTCGTTGCGACACGAGATTTTGCGAGCTGACCGCACTTGCATATGACGCTGTGATTTACAATCAACAATCAACTTTGAGAGAGTCCAGATTTACGAGGgattagtgtttgtgtgtttgtatgactGTTTGTTTGGAAGTGTTTTCCATAGTTGTGCTTTCCTTACAAATACGATTTTTCTGTTGTCATCATTTCCTGTGTCGTTGCAGTGTTTTCCATCACCGTAATGGCACCGCATGACAGCTCCATCCCCATtcacctgctcctgctcctccagctcctcctcttccccctcgCCTCATCCTTTCTGCACCCTTCCCATCCCCCTCTGGTCCACATCCCCACGCTGGTCCCTCACACACCGACACCTCTCACCCGCTCCCGGTTCAGTGCTAAGACGCAGCTGGACTTTGCCACTCACTGCAACACCAGCTGTCTCCACAGAGGAGAGCAGGAGGAAGCGAGGGATCAACTGACCCAGAAACTGGCTTTTGAGACTTTGTATGCTGATGGTTCCCGTACTCTCACTGCCGTGGACGTGGAGCGTGATGAAGAGTTTGAGGCTAATGGAGGTCACTTCCCTCATTCTTTACCCATATCAGGGTTCAGAGTGAAGTTCAGACACAAGCGAATGAGACGCCAGATCTACGGAGCTGATGGCCGCTTTAACATCCAAGGTGACAACTTCCTGCTGGATTACCCTTTTTCCACAGCTGTGCGGATTTCCACCGGCTGCACCGGGGTTCTTGTGTCTCAGCTGCACGTCCTTACAGCTGCCCACTGTGTCCATGATGGGAAGGATTATGTGAAGGGGGCAAGGAAGCTAAGGGTG
This window encodes:
- the prss23 gene encoding serine protease 23, which codes for MAPHDSSIPIHLLLLLQLLLFPLASSFLHPSHPPLVHIPTLVPHTPTPLTRSRFSAKTQLDFATHCNTSCLHRGEQEEARDQLTQKLAFETLYADGSRTLTAVDVERDEEFEANGGHFPHSLPISGFRVKFRHKRMRRQIYGADGRFNIQGDNFLLDYPFSTAVRISTGCTGVLVSQLHVLTAAHCVHDGKDYVKGARKLRVGFLIPTSTNSNNTGLTSSKKPLVRWVRVKRTRVPRGWIQGPQDVSMDFDYALLELRWPHRRPFMRLSVAPFSDDLVGKRIHFSGFDSDRPGELVYRFCPVEEESSDLIYQHCDARPGASGSGVYGRVWDNSLERWERKVIGIFSGHQWLEIDGENRDYNVAVRITPLKFAQICYWVHGNRLDCVQDQEEQKKEVLKV